A DNA window from Jaculus jaculus isolate mJacJac1 chromosome 1, mJacJac1.mat.Y.cur, whole genome shotgun sequence contains the following coding sequences:
- the LOC123457678 gene encoding ubiquitin-conjugating enzyme E2 N-like, with the protein MARLPCRIIKETQCLLAEPVPGIKAEPDESNACYFHVVIAGPQDSPFEGGTFKVELYLPEEYPMAAPKVCFMTKIYHPNVDKLGRICLDILKDNWSPALQICTVLPSIQALLSPPNPDDPLANDVAEQWKTNEVQAIETARVWTRLYAMNNI; encoded by the coding sequence ATGGCCAGGCTGCCCTGCAGGATCATTAAGGAAACCCAGTGTTTGCTGGCAGAACCAGTTCCTGGCATCAAAGCAGAACCAGATGAAAGCAATGCATGTTATTTTCATGTGGTCATTGCTGGCCCCCAGGATTCCCCCTTTGAGggagggacttttaaagttgaactatACCTTCCAGAAGAATACCCAATGGCAGCACCTAAAGTATGTTTCATGACGAAAATTTACCATCCTAATGTAGACAAGTTGGGAAGAATATGTTTAGATATTTTGAAAGATAACtggtccccagcactgcagatctGCACAGTTCTGCCTTCGATCCAGGCTTTGTTAAGTCCTCCTAATCCAGATGATCCGTTAGCAAATGATGTAGCGGAGCAGTGGAAGACCAACGAAGTCCAAGCCATAGAAACAGCAAGAGTATGGACTAGGCTATATGCCATGAACAATATTTAA